The stretch of DNA GACTTTGACAGAACTGGAAGTATTTTGAGGAGGCGGCTATCATCAATCCTTTCTGCCGTGGTTCAGGAAGTTGATGTCGGGCTCTGGATATATATCCGGAGACACCTGCCTGTCAGGGCGGTGGAAGAGCTCCCTGCTATCATTGAAGCGCTGGGAAGCTTGTCGCGTTCACCCCCTCCAGGGAGAAAGAGAGGAAAGAATCGGGAATAAAAGTTTATGATTGACGCTGGATTAAGGTCAGATGGCTTCCAACATCAAGCTGACATTCTTTGGCACAGGTGGGTCGTGGCCCACACCGATCCGTGGACTCCCCGCAGTGGGGATACAGGTTGACGACATTTTAAACCTCTTCGACTGCGGAGAGGGGACCCAAAAGCAGATAATGGCCAGCAGCACCTCTTTCATGAAGATAGAGAATATCTTCATATCCCATTTTCACGGGGACCATTTCATTGGCCTGATAGGCATGGTTCAGAGCATGTCCTTTAACGGGCGCGTTGCCCCACTGAATATTTATGGCCCGCGAGGAGCTGTACGCATGGTGCTTAATGCACTGAATGTGGGTTACTTCAGGCTAAATTTTGACGTAAAGATAACAGAGCTCGAGGACAGCGGAAGCTACGACTTTGGGGACTTTATAGTCAGGACACAGCCAAATGATCATCCTGTGCCCGCAATATCTTTCAGCCTGGAGGAGAAGGACATGATCCGCATCGACAGGGAGAAGGCGGATGAATTGGGATTTCCCGTCAGAAGGCTGGAAGAGCTACGGAAAAAAGGTGTTGTTGAAGTAGGAGGAAAAGTATTCAGGATAGAGGATGTCAGTGCAGGAACAAGGAAGGGGCGCAAGATAGTTTACACTGGGGATACGAGACCAATGAAGTCAACCGTAGCATTTGCTAAAGGGGCAGACGTTCTTATTCATGATACAACCACGGATTCGTCACTGGAGCCAAAGGTAAACGAGTTCGGCCACACCTCTTCCAGGCAGGCTGCTGAAATAGCCCGGGATTCAGGAGTTAAGCGGCTGTACCTGTTTCATTACAGCCCGAGGGTGGATAACGTAAACACTCTCCTTGAAGAGGCTAGAAGCATATTCCCCCAGTCCTGTGCAAGCAGCGATCTGCTTGAATATGACGTACCGGTGAACAGAGCCTCGCCAGAATAGTTTAGCCAAGACATTATCTTTTGACAGGTTCAGTGGTGATGCCAGTCTGATCCTGGTAATTTCCCGATCGCTGCTCGTAGGTTTGGGCAGGTTCTGATGACATCCTAATGAATGTGATCTGGGCTATTCCCTTTCCCGTGGCAACCATAACGGGGGCATCGGTTGCGTTATACAGGGCAAGGGTGAGTTCTCCCCTGAAACCGGAATCCACAAGTCCG from Candidatus Sysuiplasma jiujiangense encodes:
- the rnz gene encoding ribonuclease Z; its protein translation is MASNIKLTFFGTGGSWPTPIRGLPAVGIQVDDILNLFDCGEGTQKQIMASSTSFMKIENIFISHFHGDHFIGLIGMVQSMSFNGRVAPLNIYGPRGAVRMVLNALNVGYFRLNFDVKITELEDSGSYDFGDFIVRTQPNDHPVPAISFSLEEKDMIRIDREKADELGFPVRRLEELRKKGVVEVGGKVFRIEDVSAGTRKGRKIVYTGDTRPMKSTVAFAKGADVLIHDTTTDSSLEPKVNEFGHTSSRQAAEIARDSGVKRLYLFHYSPRVDNVNTLLEEARSIFPQSCASSDLLEYDVPVNRASPE